The Penicillium oxalicum strain HP7-1 chromosome V, whole genome shotgun sequence genomic interval CATTCACCTGGATTCAAAATTTGTTCTACAAGCACGAGCGCAAAGTAGACCCGGCATTCGTGTGTCGGGATCGCTTGGGCAAAAATTACCTCCTCATGCGGCGGGAGAGCGGGAGGCAAAAAGATTGCCCTCGTCCAGGTTCGAACTGGAGACCTTCGGATTACCACCCTGTTAGAGCAGGGTCGTCATACAGTCCATATGAGACCGACGTCATAACCAACTAGACCACGAAGGCTTATGCTTTGATGGACAAATATTGACATTATATCCCAATGATCTCAAGTTCAAACCTCTTTGGCCAATTTCACTGCCTTGTCCTCATCCGCAGATGAAGACTTTTCACATTCCCTCTCTTGGAATAATATCGTTTCATGAAACTGAAACGGATTCTTCTACATTGCAGCCACTTAGTCCACAGACACCTAGATATGAAAATGACATGTGTGACCTATAATTTTGGCTCGGGCAGTGGACCAGGACACGAGACTTGGCTAAGTATGGCGGCCTCTGGGTCCGGTCAATCACCACCCGGAGACTCTATCGGCGGGCAAAAAATAAAGCGGGCTCTCCGCCTTTTCAGCCCATTCGGGGCCAACTTGGCGTCACAACTCTTCTGCTGCTTCGGTCCCCATGCCCCTCCAGTGATCCATGACTCTCCTGCCATCACCACTCGCCCAGTCCACCTTGGGCGAAAAGTGCGCAGTCTATCTGGACCACGTCAGCGACCAACTTCCTGTGTTTTTACACTCCCTTCGTCCTCGTCTGGATCCGTATTTGACCTCCTCGGTCACTACACTCCGATCGGTCGCGCAGGCGCTGCCATTCGAGGCAGACGAACAGATTCTCGCTGTCGCTGCCGCGGTCCTTATCGTCATCTCCACTATCATCGCTATGAGTTGGGGAAACCCATTCAATAATTTCTGGCGGCGTTCGCCCAACCACGCTACGGCCCCACAAGTCCGCGACGATGACTACAGCTACATCACCCCAGACGAGATTGTCAATCCTCCGTCGCAGCCTATCAGATACGGAAATCAGTATGATGCGGGAGCTGCTGAGAATGAGCCAGATATCATCTGCCTAAAACACCGAGGCACAATCTACCCGTTACATTTCCGGGCCTACGCCATCGACGATGGCTTATTGACCGTCGGGGATCTTCGCCATACGGCAGCCGTCAAGATGGGCGCCGAACATCCGAATCAGATTCGATTGTTGTACAAGGGCAATATTCTCAAAGACGATCGTCGAACCTGCAAAGCTGAGGGACTGAAGCAGCATTCCCAGGTCTTGTGTGTGGTTTCTGAAGCTGGATCCAACACACCAAGTGATCTTTCTGATCCCGAAAATGTGTCCACTCAAGAAGCCATCCTTGACACCGATGAAGTCCCTGGGCCTGTCGGGTCTTCtagcaagaagaagagcaataagaagaaaaagaagaagggtgggAAGCGCAACGAAGAGACACCTGCCTCCGAATTCCTCCCGCCCTCTCCGTCTTCAGCACCGCCAAGGCCCACCTCCGCGGGTGCAGGCACCCCAGCCCTCCCGCCTAACTTGAAAACCATTAAGACGCCGCTGGAGCAAGTCAACGCCTTGACTGCCTACTTACAAAAAGAGCTTTTACCGCTCTGTGAAGAATACTTTGCGGACCCACCCAGTGACATGAAGAAGCGGGAGTTTGAGTATCGGAAGCTGAGCGAGACCATTTTGGCGCAAGTCATGTTGAAGGCCGATGGTATCGAGCCTGATGGCAATGAGACCGTGCGCAACGCCCGCAAGGCTCTGATCAGAGAAGCGCAGAGCTGTCTCAACCGACTCGATCAAGTCGGCAAGCAGCAATCTTGAAAAGAGCCATAGTCTTTGATACATCTCCGCCCTTCGCGGGGCAGCATCAAAGGTTCCGGCAATTGCGTGACAGCCTCACCAGCGTGAGAGATTTGATCAATCCTGTCCACACTGAGCCATGATAACATTGACTCACGCTGGAAGATCACGAGGCGCCGCCAGTGTCTCAAAATTTGCCGGACGACATCTCCCTGCCCAGGTGCCCATCTCGACGACGGCTCGATAGTAAGCGCTCATAGGTTGAGCTGTGCCAGGTCCACCTGGCTGCTTCACCATGCACAGTTGCAGCGCAAAATGAAAGCCCCTTTAATTTTACATAATTTATGAATAGACTGATGGTGACTGAAATCGATGTCGCCTGATCCCAAGCCAATCCGTAACCGTTTCGTGCTCTAAATGGTTACTCCCATGGAAGCCATAAAGCAAACGTTGTTCTGCGACGAATGCACAATAAGCTGAGCTTTACCCTGGGTCAAAATGATCTTTTGTCACTTCTCAGCGACGGCAGTACCTATGGTACTACGTTTTCCGTTTCGCATGGGATTTTGAATAGGATCTTTCTCATAGTGAACCCGTCGAAAAGCGAAAATCGACGTTTATCAGTATGGATGCGATATCAGTTTAGATGGCTGGACTTCCCATGGACTTTTTAACGACGCATTATGACCTTGGCTGCCAAAGATCAAAATCTATTACTGTCACCATGGTCCATTAGCCCACACGATTGAAGAAATTGGCAAAATTTGCGTTCGCCGCATATGTGGAACAATCGTGTGCTAGCCGCCAGCGCGTCAGAGAAGAGCATTACGTTTCGAGATAGCCCCGGCATGCCTTGAAGTTGCTTTTCATGCTCAGGCTACAAGCTTCTTTAGATGATCTGAATATCACTGCAACACAGTCATTTCGCAAAGTTGAAACTTACCCCTATGCACTAACATGAAATACTCTGGACGCCTCAGAATGGATTTCGCCGGTTGATGTGGCTGTGCTCCCATGCTAATCTATTTCTCGCAAAAAGGGACTGGCCCCCAAATCGACATTATTCCGTCTACCAGGCCTTCTTCACCAGAGAGCGTGATCTTTTCTATCAGTGAGAGCAGTTTTTCGCCCCGACATTTCCCTTTCAACGGTGTGACCGGCTTGCAATGACCCCAAGATGAGTGACATGACCAGCACAGGCCGTCTATCAAAAGGATCCGCTAGAACGTGCCAGAACTGCGCCCGGGCAAAGATTCGATGCATACGCTCCGATCCTGGGAGCAGCTGCGATCGGTGAGGAGCCAATTACCGGCTCTCCAATGGCTAAAAGCCGGAAACTAATCGTGACCAAGGTGCGATCGCCTAGGAAAGTCATGTCATTTTCAGCAGGCCCGAAGATCAAATGGCCTGTCCGCAGCTAGTGACAGCAAAGAAGACAAGACCAATGTGCTAGAAGCGAAGCTGGACCAACTTCTTGCCCAGTCAAGTAGTGCAGTGCCGTTGGGCGCTACTGTGCGCGATAAAAGTCCCGCAAAAGTGTCAATGCAAGTGGGCGATGTCATAGATCAGGGCTACTTGACGATTGAAGCGGCTGATAGGCTGCTTCATGAGTATCGCACTACTATGATGCCGTATTGCCCTTTTGTGCCCATTCCATCGCATGCGACTGCGGCGTCTTTGCGCAAGGAGAAGCCGTTTCTGTTCCTTACAATTCTGACGGCGGCATTTTATGATAACATGCCTATTCAACGGGCACTGGAGCTTGAGGTCAAAAGGGAGATCAGTCCTTCAATGATCTATGATGGGTCTGTGACCTTCGAGATACTTCAAGGTCTATTAGTCCATTTAGCATGGTAAGGACTCTGGTTCTTGTTCTGCCTACTTGTATTTCCAGTGCAAATACCTAATTGGATCTAGGTGTCAGTATCATTCACGGCCGAGACGAGTTACACAGTACCTACATCTTGGGATCAGTATCATCACAGATCTGCAACTTGATCGCGATCCAGAGGACCGATTCTGGAAGCAGAGAGTTGAATTTGACGGCGCAGCTGATCGTAAAGCTGTTTCGTgtgaaaaggaggagagaagagcagTGATAGGATCCTTTTGGTTCTCATCCTGGTGAGGCAAGGCTGCTGACCTGTGGGTTGAAGTCTAGCTAACACAACACCTTCCATAGCGTCTCTCAGATTCTGCAAAAGCGCTCGTCATTTCCACACGTGCCGTATCTTGAGCAATCGTGTGGGTTACTGGCATTGAATCCGGAATATGAATCGGATTGGCTTTTCCTGCACATTGTACAACTCCAGTGTTTGTATGAGAAAATTGTGTCAGTGTCTTCACCGCACAAGCCCGACACTCATCACACAGATGAGCTCAAATTCAGTTATCGTCAAATCAGATCGGAGCTGGATTCATACCGAAACCAACTATCTTTTGGGTTGAGTGATAATGGTAAGCCCTCGTCTGTCCAGCAGACCTGCAGGCCCGGATCTTGCTTTGCGTGTCTCTAAATCGAATTTCCAGACATCCTCTTCATGCAGTTTCACGCAATGGAACTCTTTGTCTGTCAAATCTTTCTTTTCGATGTCAAGCCCACTTCCCAGCATCCTCGTCATTACTCGCCATTCCAAGTCGACATTGTTCGGTTGGGTCTCACGGCGGCGCGGACAATGCTGGAGTTCTACACGTCGTTGCCTCTGCGCCGTGAAGTTACCTTTAACAACGTAGCGTGGATACAGCTTGGATTTGCCGTTACACTGGCTTGTAACTTGGTGATAGCCGCGTCGGAACCGTTCATCCGACGAATTACCGCCGATTTGGTTGCGGCATTGAATCTGTCGAATACATTAAGTCGATGCATTCTGCGCGTTCAAGCACTGGTCACGTCCCAAATAGA includes:
- a CDS encoding Transcription factor himD; this translates as MSDMTSTGRLSKGSARTCQNCARAKIRCIRSDPGSSCDRCDRLGKSCHFQQARRSNGLSAASDSKEDKTNVLEAKLDQLLAQSSSAVPLGATVRDKSPAKVSMQVGDVIDQGYLTIEAADRLLHEYRTTMMPYCPFVPIPSHATAASLRKEKPFLFLTILTAAFYDNMPIQRALELEVKREISPSMIYDGSVTFEILQGLLVHLAWCQYHSRPRRVTQYLHLGISIITDLQLDRDPEDRFWKQRVEFDGAADRKAVSCEKEERRAVIGSFWFSSCVSQILQKRSSFPHVPYLEQSCGLLALNPEYESDWLFLHIVQLQCLYEKIVSVSSPHKPDTHHTDELKFSYRQIRSELDSYRNQLSFGLSDNDILFMQFHAMELFVCQIFLFDVKPTSQHPRHYSPFQVDIVRLGLTAARTMLEFYTSLPLRREVTFNNVAWIQLGFAVTLACNLVIAASEPFIRRITADLVAALNLSNTLSRCILRVQALVTSQIDAKGDRDVFYHYEKRFKRAQWWFESRVLSQLQQDETSTIPMTEPSRVGASRVPSQDGVQGYYPSSNDDFDFQWPGVSPSPVFEDLFGGWTEQNSTTYGETSL